A stretch of bacterium DNA encodes these proteins:
- a CDS encoding aspartate-semialdehyde dehydrogenase, whose product MKRIGIAGATGLVGETLLRILESGPHEIEDLRLFASARSAGTRLKFRDREYEVREVDPDGFKGLDVAFFCLEADLARKLVPQVAKHCPVIDKSSEFRLKATVPLVVPEVNPDSLRGHENIIGNPNCTTIPLVVAVNPLHKEFGLEGIWLASYQSVSGAGKAAAEQLQYETEFVALKQKPDAKDSPLGPQIADNIVPQIADFDSHGNTGEETKTIKETAKILGLPGLKVNSTCVRVPVSVGHSLAVTCRFSQEVKHKEATRVLKSAPGVVLRSGHDYTTPAECRGNDSVFVSRVRQGAEPEEINMWVVTDNLRKGAATNAVQIAELLEK is encoded by the coding sequence ATGAAGAGAATCGGAATTGCCGGCGCGACCGGGCTCGTGGGCGAGACGCTGCTGCGCATACTTGAATCCGGTCCGCACGAGATTGAAGACCTGCGGCTTTTCGCCTCGGCCAGGAGCGCGGGCACCAGGCTGAAGTTCCGTGACCGGGAGTACGAGGTAAGAGAGGTCGACCCGGACGGGTTCAAGGGCCTTGACGTCGCCTTCTTCTGCCTTGAGGCCGACCTGGCCAGGAAGCTCGTGCCGCAGGTCGCGAAGCACTGCCCGGTCATCGACAAGTCGAGCGAGTTCCGGCTGAAGGCCACCGTGCCGCTGGTCGTGCCCGAGGTCAACCCCGACTCGCTAAGGGGGCATGAAAACATCATCGGCAATCCGAACTGCACGACCATCCCGCTGGTGGTTGCGGTCAACCCGCTGCACAAGGAGTTCGGACTTGAGGGAATCTGGCTCGCATCGTATCAGTCGGTTTCCGGTGCCGGCAAGGCCGCGGCCGAACAGCTTCAGTATGAGACCGAGTTCGTCGCCCTCAAGCAGAAACCCGACGCCAAGGACAGCCCGCTCGGCCCGCAGATCGCGGATAACATCGTCCCGCAGATTGCCGACTTCGACTCGCACGGCAATACCGGCGAGGAGACAAAGACAATCAAGGAAACGGCCAAGATCCTCGGCCTGCCCGGCCTGAAGGTGAACTCGACCTGCGTGCGCGTTCCGGTCTCCGTCGGACATTCGCTGGCGGTGACGTGCCGGTTCAGCCAGGAAGTGAAGCACAAGGAAGCCACGCGCGTTCTCAAGTCTGCGCCAGGCGTCGTTCTGCGCTCGGGTCACGACTACACAACGCCGGCCGAATGTCGCGGCAACGACTCCGTCTTCGTGAGCCGAGTTCGCCAGGGCGCTGAGCCGGAGGAAATCAACATGTGGGTGGTCACCGACAACCTGCGCAAGGGCGCGGCCACCAACGCTGTGCAGATAGCGGAGCTACTGGAGAAGTGA
- a CDS encoding class I SAM-dependent methyltransferase, with amino-acid sequence MNPVLEDIYRTGKCVDLMGKERKVTGAVPREDALILQEMVKFVKAKTTLETGVAFGLSTLAICEALTEGKTAADCAESGTVRGENWGQSHGACGFATVGTNDALDSPRFRPKHYGVDPEQNTVHGGAALASLKRAGLDSVFELLEGPSHLMLPKLLEKGVVLDLGFIDGWHTFDYTLLDFFYIDKMLRPGGVVLLHDQSWPSKQKVIKFITTHRRYKELPVRSSTKTGFFKWLRRVVTAKWHWLRGAPFGVVVSALANRPEIAAFVKLESFEPDHRFFRNF; translated from the coding sequence GTGAATCCCGTTCTGGAAGACATCTATCGCACGGGCAAGTGCGTTGACCTCATGGGCAAGGAGCGCAAGGTGACCGGCGCGGTGCCGCGCGAGGACGCGCTCATCCTGCAGGAGATGGTCAAGTTCGTGAAGGCGAAGACGACGCTTGAGACCGGTGTGGCGTTCGGCCTTTCCACTCTCGCCATCTGCGAAGCGCTGACGGAAGGAAAGACGGCCGCAGATTGCGCAGAATCGGGGACAGTCCGCGGCGAAAACTGGGGACAGTCACATGGAGCGTGTGGCTTCGCCACCGTAGGAACGAACGACGCGCTGGACAGTCCCCGTTTTCGCCCCAAGCACTACGGCGTGGACCCGGAGCAGAATACGGTTCATGGCGGTGCTGCCCTTGCCAGTCTGAAGCGGGCCGGGCTGGACTCAGTCTTCGAGTTGCTGGAGGGGCCTTCGCACTTGATGTTGCCGAAGCTGCTTGAGAAGGGTGTTGTGCTCGACCTCGGCTTCATCGACGGCTGGCACACGTTCGACTACACCCTGCTCGACTTCTTCTACATTGACAAGATGCTTCGGCCCGGCGGCGTCGTGCTGCTCCACGACCAGTCGTGGCCGTCTAAGCAGAAGGTAATCAAGTTCATCACGACACATCGGCGGTACAAGGAACTACCGGTACGCTCAAGCACGAAGACCGGCTTCTTCAAATGGCTGCGCCGGGTCGTCACTGCCAAGTGGCACTGGCTGCGCGGAGCGCCGTTCGGAGTTGTCGTGTCTGCCCTGGCCAACCGGCCGGAGATCGCTGCTTTCGTGAAGCTCGAATCGTTCGAGCCCGACCACCGCTTCTTCCGCAACTTCTGA
- the galE gene encoding UDP-glucose 4-epimerase GalE, translated as MRVLVTGGAGYIGSVTTKVLLEAGHHVTVFDNLSRGHRAAVTAPARLVVGDVGDRVALDRVFAEAQPECVMHFAALSQVGESVRKPDLYFENNVAFGTNLLSAAGRAGVKRFVFSSSAAVYGAPERTPITEGDALRPVNPYGSTKMVFESLLEEYGKAYGMHHAALRYFNVAGAYSGLGEDHRPETHLVPDILHSALHAGKTFELFGDDYPTRDGTNIRDYIHVHDLARAHLLAMAAIEDRSVVYNLGSENGYSNLEVFAAAERAIGRKLPLKVGPRRPGDPPVLIASSDKIRRELGWRPEKNLEQMIADAWEWHRQHPQGYEE; from the coding sequence ATGAGAGTCCTCGTTACCGGCGGGGCCGGCTACATCGGCAGCGTGACGACCAAGGTGCTGCTTGAAGCCGGTCATCATGTCACGGTGTTCGACAATCTCTCGCGCGGCCACCGCGCCGCTGTCACGGCCCCTGCGCGGCTGGTTGTCGGCGACGTCGGCGACCGCGTGGCGCTGGACCGCGTCTTTGCGGAGGCGCAGCCCGAATGTGTGATGCACTTTGCCGCGCTCTCGCAGGTCGGCGAGTCAGTCCGGAAGCCGGACCTTTACTTTGAGAACAACGTCGCCTTCGGCACGAACCTGCTGAGCGCCGCCGGCCGCGCGGGTGTGAAGCGGTTCGTCTTCTCCTCGAGCGCGGCGGTCTACGGCGCGCCCGAACGGACGCCGATCACCGAAGGAGACGCGCTTCGGCCCGTCAACCCGTATGGCAGCACGAAGATGGTCTTCGAATCCCTGCTTGAGGAGTACGGCAAGGCGTACGGAATGCACCACGCCGCGCTCCGCTACTTCAACGTGGCCGGTGCATACTCGGGCCTCGGGGAGGACCACCGACCGGAGACGCACCTTGTTCCCGACATTCTGCACAGCGCGCTCCACGCGGGCAAGACGTTCGAGCTGTTCGGCGACGACTATCCAACCCGGGACGGCACCAACATCCGCGATTACATCCACGTCCACGACCTCGCGCGCGCCCACCTACTGGCGATGGCAGCCATCGAGGACCGGAGCGTCGTCTACAACCTCGGTAGCGAGAACGGCTATTCGAACCTCGAGGTCTTCGCAGCCGCCGAGAGAGCCATTGGCCGCAAGCTACCATTAAAGGTCGGGCCGCGCCGCCCCGGCGACCCGCCTGTCCTCATCGCGTCGTCGGACAAGATACGCCGCGAGTTGGGCTGGAGGCCGGAGAAGAACCTCGAACAGATGATTGCCGATGCGTGGGAATGGCACCGGCAACACCCACAAGGATACGAGGAGTAG